From the genome of Streptomyces sp. NBC_01116, one region includes:
- a CDS encoding DUF5954 family protein: MDAHPEKSPDHLTINVTRRDDPVSEVTEADAFASVRKYPNIVVRGPLFGLAEQRRGDRPRWRLLGELDCGFPQMARDELNSLLWFRARDDTEDPAVRRSLLDAVARLEVEPTDEVSADGVRYRVVRADEFARIGGDRLEPPRATDPDDDSWDLDAPDLCRTEGFVVDHAAAVGLTEGIDRAGLLGLSYTAARFPEDVRADSRRALTTHPGVVLLPTTFRVVERKEMTWSMVTGQYSTPQGARRALVHHLTRPVPQLPDLPDMPELPAWMKVDEKEAALRARAAKKFTARRRPNELVLRGRRFEVVRVERVMRIGPDGPEKSRPSDVDDYGPSRIHPLMDEKGNITYGS, from the coding sequence ATGGATGCTCACCCGGAGAAATCGCCGGATCACCTCACGATCAACGTCACCCGCCGCGACGACCCGGTCTCCGAGGTCACCGAGGCGGACGCGTTCGCCTCGGTCCGCAAGTACCCGAACATCGTGGTCCGGGGGCCCCTGTTCGGGCTTGCCGAGCAGCGGCGCGGCGACCGGCCGCGCTGGCGGCTGCTGGGTGAACTGGACTGCGGCTTCCCGCAGATGGCCCGGGACGAGCTCAACTCGCTCCTGTGGTTCAGGGCGAGGGACGACACCGAGGACCCGGCGGTGCGGAGGTCGCTGCTCGACGCCGTGGCGCGGCTGGAGGTCGAGCCGACCGACGAGGTGTCGGCGGACGGCGTCCGCTACCGGGTCGTGCGCGCCGACGAGTTCGCCCGGATCGGCGGCGACCGCCTGGAGCCGCCCCGGGCCACCGACCCGGACGACGACAGCTGGGACCTGGACGCGCCGGACCTCTGCCGGACCGAGGGTTTCGTGGTCGACCACGCGGCCGCCGTCGGGCTGACCGAGGGGATCGACCGGGCCGGGCTGCTGGGGCTCTCCTACACCGCCGCCCGCTTCCCCGAGGACGTACGGGCCGACTCCCGGCGGGCGTTGACCACCCACCCCGGGGTCGTGCTCCTCCCGACGACGTTCCGGGTGGTGGAGCGGAAGGAGATGACCTGGTCGATGGTGACCGGGCAGTACTCGACCCCGCAGGGCGCCCGCCGCGCCCTCGTCCACCACCTCACCCGGCCCGTGCCCCAGCTGCCGGATCTGCCGGACATGCCGGAGCTGCCCGCCTGGATGAAGGTGGACGAGAAGGAGGCGGCCCTCCGCGCGCGGGCCGCGAAGAAGTTCACCGCGCGCCGGAGGCCCAACGAACTCGTGCTGCGGGGGCGCCGGTTCGAGGTGGTCCGGGTCGAGCGTGTGATGCGGATCGGGCCCGACGGGCCGGAGAAGTCACGCCCGTCGGACGTGGACGACTACGGCCCCTCCCGGATCCACCCCCTCATGGACGAGAAGGGGAACATCACCTACGGCAGCTGA